TTTCTTGGGATATGATGGTTGGTATTCCTAAGAAGGGCAAGGCTTATAGGAGCGAAGTGCTTGGATATCTTTCCGGCGAGTCCTATAAGCTGCAGACTTCAGATGAGATGAAGGTTTTTATAGATTACTTTAAATCTCAGGAGAACTTGGATGATGTTACAAAGGCTATGGTACATAATGCCGAGAAAAATTATAACCAAACCAAGAAGATACCAGAAGATAGATATAGGGAATATATTGTTTTAGCTTCTAATTCCTTCGCTTATTGGGAAGAGGCTAGAGCTAAGTCTGATTTCAGCATATTCAAGCCTTACCTTGAAAAGATAGTTGAGTTTATGAAGGAATTTGTAGAGTATTGGGGTTATGAAGGCAATAAGTACAATACTTTGCTGGATTTTTATGAGCCTGGCATAACTGTAGAAAGGCTCGATAAGGTGTTTGGTGAATTGCGAGAAGGAATAGTAGCTCTTTTAAATAAGATTAAAAGCAGCGGAATTAAAATTGATGCTTCCTTCTTTAACAAGCACTATGCAAAGGTAGATCAGGAAGCCTTTGGAATATTTATGCTTGATAAAATAGGCTATGATTTTGATGCAGGAAAAATAGATATAAGTACACATCCATTTACAACAACCTTTGATAATAAGGACGTTAGAATAACTACAAGATATGACTTAAATGAATTTAGAGGAGCACTATTTAGTTCAATACATGAGGGCGGTCACGCAATATATGAGCAGGATATCCCAGATGAGCTAAAAGGAACAGGCCTTGCAACTGGAGTGTCCATGGGAATTCATGAATCCCAATCAAGATTTTATGAAAATATATTAGGAAGAAGCAAGGAATTCTGGAGTTATTTCTATCCAGAAGCGCAAAAAAGATTTGAGCAGTTTAAAGAAATCTCATTAGAAGATTTCTATAAAGCTGTAAATATTGTTGAGCCTTCACTTATAAGGACAGAAGCAGATGAGCTAACTTACAGTCTTCATGTTATTATAAGATACGAAATAGAAAAGGCTTTATTCAATGGTGAAGTAACTGTTGAAGAGCTTCCAAAGATATGGAACGAAAAATATAAGGAATACTTAGGAATAGAGCCTTCAAATGATGCAGAAGGAGTTCTTCAGGATATGCACTGGTCAGATGGAAGCTTTGGCTACTTCCCAAGCTATGCTCTTGGAAATCTTTATGGTGCGCAATTCCTTCAAAAAATGCTTAAAGATATTCCTGATTATTATAAACAAATTGAAAATGGAGAGTTTTCGCAGATACATGAGTGGCTTAAGGAAAATATCCATAAGCATGGAGCAGCTTATGAGCCATCAAAACTAATTAGAATGGTAACCGGTGAGGAGCTTACTGCAAAATACTTTATCGAGTATTTAAATAAAAAATACAGTGAAATATATAAGCTTTAAAAATGAGGAATGAAGAGTGGAAAAAAAGCTTTTCATTCTTCATTATTTTTATAATTAAACATAAATTTTTGGGAACACTACTTATATATGAGCTAAGAGGAGTGAACCATGGTTATGTTTAATGATAGTAGAAGTTTAGTTGGAGAAAACTGCTTAGAATTTGATTCAAGGTTTATTTTGACTAAAGGCAATATGACTCATCTTGCTCAGAGCTGTATAAACTGCACAAACTATGTAAGTGGTCAGTGCTCAAAGGGCTTATTCAATAAGGTTTATGAAGTTTTAAGCATAAATTAAGGATGCACATGGATTAGTAATCTTTATGTACCCTGAGAAGTACAGGAGGAATGAAAATGGATAATACAGCAAGTCAAAATCAAATGATGATGGTAGCAGTTAATTGCCCAGGCTATAAACCAACTTGTAAGGACTTAACTAATACAATAGGAGTTGAAAACTCAAAAAGCTGCGATAATTGTACTCACTGGGAAGAACATCATTGCAATATCAATCTTTTTGATCCAGTTTTAACTAGCTTAGACCAAGAATCATTTAATAGCTATTGTGTAAAAGGATAGTAAAGCTGCTATCCTTTTATATCATTGGATAAATAATATCAATTTAGCTCATATAGGGTATTCTATTTAAAGAAATTATTGAAATAAATATGCATATTTGTATTGAGAATTTTCGATATAGGTGATAAAATTAAAATGATGATAATAATTCAAAAATTATAAAAAGTGAAAGATTAATTACATAATAAAAATAAATGGAGGTTTACTATGCATAAGAAACTATTTATTCCAGGTCCAGTAGAAGTTAGACCAGATGTACTAGAAAAAATGGCAACACCTATGATAGGTCACAGAAGCAAAGATGCTTCAGCTCTTCAAAGAAGAATTAGTGACAAGCTAAAAAAACTATTTTACACCGAAGAAGAGATACTTCTTTCAACTACATCTGGTAGCGGTCTTATGGAAGGTGCTGTACGCTCCTGTACTGCTAAAAGGGCAGCTGTATTTTCAGTAGGAGCCTTTGGTGACAGATGGTATGACATGGCTGTAGCTAACAATGTTCCAGCAGATTTATTCAGGTCTGAAGATGGAAAACCAACAACACCAGAAATGGTTGAAGAAGCTTTAAGCACAGGAAAGTACGACTTAGTTACAATAACACATAATGAAACTTCTGCAGGGCTTATGAATCCTGTTGATGAAATTGCAGACGTTATAAGGAAGTATCCTGATGTTATATTCTGCTTAGATACAGTAAGTTCAGCTGCTGGTAGCAAAATAGAAGTTGATAAGCTTGGAGTGGACATATGCATAACTTCTACTCAGAAAGCTATAGGACTTCCTCCTGGAATGGCTATCTGCACTTTCTCAAAGAAAGCTGTAGAAAGAGCTAAACAAGTTCCACATAGAGGCTTATATTTAGATTTACTTTCACTTTATGAATACATACAAAAGAAAGATTATCAATATCCTTCAACTCCATCACTTTCTCATATGTATGCTCTTGATTATCAGTTAGACAGAATAATGGAAGAAGGGCTTGAAAATAGATTTGCAAGACATATAGAGATGGCTGAAATAGTTAGAAATTGGGCGAGAAAGCATTTTGCTATATTCCCAGATGAAAGATATCTTTCAAATACATTAACTAATATTGCTAATACAAGAAACATAGATGTATCTGATTTAAACAAAAAGCTTGGTGCAAGAGGTTATCAAATTTCTAATGGTTACGGAAAGCTTAAAGACAAAACCTTTAGAATAGCTCACATGGCTGACTGCACAGTTGAAGAGATTAAAGAATTGTTAAATGTTATTAATGAAATATTAGAGCTTGAATAATTTTGTGATTTTACTACAGCGCAACAAGATAACTAGCAAACTAGTTATCTTGTTGTGGTTAAAGTTACAAGCCAGCATTTTTTAATGCTATTTTGAGGAGGATTTATTTATGGTAAGAATTCTAGTTACTGATGGTATGGAGCAGTCAGGAATAGACGAGCTTAGAGCAAAAGGCTTTGAGGTTGTAGAAAAATTTTATCAGCCAGAAGAACTCGGTGAAGCTTTAAAGGAATTTGATGTTTTAGTTGTAAGGTCTGCTACTAAGGTTAGAAAACCTATAATAGACAAGGCTGCAGAAGGCGGAAGATTAAAAATGGTTATCCGCGGAGGGGTTGGAGTTGACAACATAGATGTAGCTTATGCAATTGAAAAGGGAATTAAGGTTACAAATACTCCAAATGCAAGCAGTGCATCTGTGGCTGAACTTACAATAGGCCATATGTTTGCAGTTGCAAGATTTATAAATATTGCAAACGTTACGATGAGAGAAGGTAAGTGGGAAAAGAAACATTACGAAGGTATTGAGCTTAATGGAAAAACTTTAGGACTTATTGGTTTTGGAAGAATTTCAAGAGAAGTTGCTAAAAGAGCTTACGTACTTGGCATGAAGGTAATATATACTGATGTTATAGGAAAGGCTGAAGGCTTTGAGCATTATGAATTTGTAGATATGAATGAGCTTTTAAAGCGCTCAGATTTTATATCTCTTCATATTCCTTTCGATAAAGAAAAGGGAGCAACAATTGGATCAGAGCAGTTTGCTATGATGAAGGATGGCGCTTACCTTGTTAACTGTGCAAGAGGCGGGGTAGTTTGCGAAAAGGCAATGCTTGAAGCACTGAATAGTGGTAAACTTGCTGGAGCAGCTGTAGATGTTTTTGAAGAGGAGCCAACAAAGAACGAAGAACTTTTGAAGCATCCTAGAGTTTCTGTTACACCTCATATAGGAGCAGCAACTGTTGAAGCTCAAACTAGAATAGGTGAAGAAATAGTATCAATAATAACTGAACACTTTAAAGCAGAATAGATATAATTGTAATTGAAGCATAAAGGTTGAAAGTCTTTGCTAAAATGCTAAGAAATAAGGATTAACAACCTTTATGTTCGATACAGAAGTACAGGAGGAAACAAACATGGCAGTAGTTAGACCTTTTAAAGCTGTTAGACCAGCTAAAGATTTGGCAGATAAGGTTGCCGCACTTCCTTATGATGTTATGAACAGCGATGAGGCAAGAGAAATGGTTAAAGATAATCCATATTCTTTTCTTCATGTAGATAAGGCAGAGATAGATTTAGATAAAAGTATAGATTTATATGATAAAAAGGTTTATGAAAAAGCTAGAGAAAACCTATATAAGATGATTGATGATGATGTTTTTATTGAGGATGACAAGCCACAACTATATATATATAGACAAGTAATGGATGGAAGAACTCAAACTGGTTTAGTTGGGTGTACTTCTATAGACGATTACATGAACAATATAATTAAAAAGCATGAGCACACAAGAGCTGATAAGGAGCAGGACAGAATAAACCATGTTGACTACTGTAACGCTAATACTGGTCCTATATTTTTAACTTATAAGGCTCAAGATGAAATCGATTCTATTATTAAGAAGTGGACAGATAATGAGCCAGTTTATAATTTTGTTTCTGAAGATGGAATATCTCACATAGTTTGGATAATAGAATGTGATAAGGACATTGAAAAACTAACTTCTCTATTTAAAACTGTAGATTATTTATATATTGCAGATGGACACCACAGAGCAGCTTCAGCTGTGAAGGTTGGTCAAATGAGAAGAAATGAGAATCCAAGCTATACTGGAGAAGAAGAATTTAATTTCTTCTTGTCAGTATTATTCCCAGATAGGGATTTATATGTTATGGACTATAACAGGGTTGTTAAGGACTTAAATGGACTTTCAGCCGAAGAATATATGCTTAAGGTTTCGGAAAAATTTAATGTAAGCACATATGAAGGGGATGGACCTTATAAGCCTTCCAGCAAGCATACCTACGGAATGTATTTAGATAGAAAATGGTATATGCTTGAGGCAAAGGAAGGAACTTATAATCCAGAAGACCCTGTTGATAGGTTAGATGTTTCTATTCTTCAAAACAACCTATTAAGACCTATCCTGGGGATTGAAGATCCTAGAACCGACAAGAGGATAGACTTTGTAGGCGGTATAAGAGGTCTTGGGGAACTCGAGAGAAGAGTAGAGCAAGGGATGAAGGTTGCCTTCTCAATGTATCCAACAACTATTCAGGATTTAATGGATATTGCTGATGCAGGGAAGGTAATGCCTCCCAAATCCACTTGGTTTGAGCCAAAGCTTAGAAGTGGATTATTCGTTCACAAGCTTAAATAAATATCTTCCACAACAATCTTTTAATACACTATAAAAAGATTGAATAAAGAGAGGATAAAGTTACTGAAAATCTAATGGGGATTTAGTAAAAAGAGGGCTATTGTCAAATAGGGATTAAGAGTAAGGGATAAGGCTAAAGTATCGATTTTCATGGCATGAAAGTGTGTTGAAATAAGATATGGAGAGTTCTTATCCCTTTTCTCAGGTCTTTCTTTCAACATAGTTTCTTATAAAGTTTATTGTAATGAACAGTTTAAATATTAATAAATAGTTAAAATATCGAAATAAGGATAAATTAGCAGAAATTTATGCTATCATTATAATGAAATATTTTTTGTATTTAGGAGGAATTAGTAATGCAATCAGAACCTGAGCCTGCGAATGTAACTTCGCAAGTAATTTTAATAGTCATTTTAACAATGCTTAATGCCTTTTTCGCATCAGCAGAGATGGCTATAGTATCACTAAATAAGAATAAGATAAAACTTCTTGCAGAAGACGGAAATAAAAAAGCACAGCTTTTGTTAAAGCTTATGGAAGAGCCAACAAAGTTTTTATCTACTATACAAGTTGGTATAACCCTTGCAGGGTTTTTCTCTAGTGCTTCAGCTGCTACTGGTTTATCAGATGACTTAGCGCAGTATCTTAATAATTTGGGTATACCATATAGCTCTCAAATAGCATTAATACTTGTTACTATTATTTTATCTTATATAACTCTAGTGTTTGGAGAATTATTTCCAAAGAGAGTTGCACTTCAGAAATCTGAAACTATTGCTATGTTTTCTGTAAGGCCCATATTATATATATCAAAAGTAACAGTGCCTTTTGTAAAACTTCTTTCAGCATCAACAAATGTCTTAGTAAGTTTAGCTGGGCTAGATAAAGAAGGTTTAGATGAGAAGGTGTCAAAGGAAGAAATTAAATCCATGGTAGAAGTTGGGCAAGAGCATGGAGTAATAAATGAAACTGAAAAAGAAATGATAAACAGTATATTTGAGTTCGATGACAAATTAGCCTATGAGGTCATGACTCCAAGAACTGATGTATACCTTATTGATATAGATAAACCATTAAGTGAATATCTAGATGAATTAATTGATGAAAGATATTCAAGAGTGCCTGTTTATGAAAGGGACATAGATAATATTATAGGTATTCTTTATATGAAAGACTTCTTTACTGAAGCTAGAAAACACGGTTTTGAAAATGTAAACATTAGAGCTATCCTAAACCAACCATATTTTGTACCAGAGACTAAGAACATAGATGAACTATTTAAGGAACTTCAAACATCTAAAAAGCATTTAGCAGTATTAATAGATGAATATGGAGGCTTTTCTGGTATAGTATCTATAGAGGATCTTATAGAAGAGGTTATGGGTGAGATAGAGGATGAGTATGATGATGAAGAACCAGAGATAAGCAAATTGGATAATAATACTTTCATAATAGAAGGAATGCTTTCAATTGATGATTTCAATGAGAATTTCCATGTGAATCTTAAAAGTGATGATTATGATACAATAGGTGGGTTTATAATAGATCTTCTTGGACGTATTCCTAGAAATGCTGAAGAAAAGAGTCTTGAATATGAAAACTTTGTGTTTAAGATTGAAGAAGTTAAAGAAAAAAGAATTGAAAAAATAAAAGTTTATATACAGAGAGAGGCATAGTCCTCTCTTTAAATTTATTAAAATTAACTTTGGATACAATTGACAAATTAAGGTTAATAATATACAATGAACGGTGTTCTGAAAGGAAGGATACTTTATGCCAAAGATAATTGAGAACCCACGCTCTATAATTTTAGATACTGCTAAAAATATACTCCATAGTGAAGGTTATGATGGACTTACTATGAGAAATATCTCTAAAGAATGCGGCATTGGTTTAGGCACGGTTTATAATTACTTTCCTGATAAAAAAGCTATTGTTTATAATTTGATGGAAGAGTTCTGGGACGACTATCTTATAATAGTTGATAAAATTGATATGCAGGAGAAAGATATTTATGTGAAATTTCAGCTTATGTATAATGAGCTTGAGAATTTTGTAAATCTCTTTATGGAAATGCTGGCAAGAATAAATTCAGAAAGAGCTAGAGGTCCTAAACGAGACAATAAAGAAAGGAAGAAAAGCTTTACTGAAAAACTTATAAAAAAAGTAGAAATTATGCTGATAAATCACTTTCCAAGTAGTAAAATAGAAGAATCAGAAGTGAATGATTTTGCTAGATTTATTGTTTCAAATATGGTTATGATGTCTCATATGAAGGAATTCAACTACGATTCATTTGAAAAAATATTAAGGAAATTATTGGGTTAAGGTATATATTTATTTAATTTAGAGAAGGAGGCTTACCATGGTAATTAAAGTATTGGGAACAGGATGTACAAAATGCCATCAACTTGAGGAAAATGCAAGGAAGGCTGTAGCAGAGCTTGGAATTGATGCAACAGTTGAGAAAGTAGAAGGTATTAAGGATATTATGAAGTATGGGGTTATGAAAACTCCGGCACTAGTAGTTGATGAAAAGGTAAAATCCTTTGGACGTGTTTTATCTCCAGAAGAAATCAAGAAATTTATATAAGCAGATATAATAATTTATTAAGCAGGTTGTGTTATAAAAGTAAGCACGTACCTGCTGTTTTTATTTTAGTAATATTTTTATATTTAAATATTTTCTAGCTTGATATATAATATATACCGATTAGAATACAAAGGAGAGAATTATATGGCACAGCATTCATTGTCAAGAACAGAGCTTTTAATCGGCAAAGAGGGCTTAGATAAGCTTAGAAATAGCAAGGTTGTAGTTTTAGGTATCGGCGGAGTTGGAAGCTTTACAGTGGAGGCACTTGCAAGAGCTGGAGTTGGAACAATAGTTGTTGTAGATGACGATGCTGTTTGTTTAACTAATATAAATAGGCAGATTATTGCTACTCTAAAAACCGTAGGCAAGCCTAAGGTCGAAGTTATGAAAGAAAGAGTTTACGATATAAATAGAAAGTGTAATGTTATAGTTCACAACACATTTGTCACTGAGGAAAACATCGCAGAAATTATAACTGATGATGTAGACTATGTTATTGATGCAATAGATACAGTGTCTTCAAAGATTGCTCTTGCTGTTTGGTGTGAACAGAACAACAAGAAGCTTATAAGCTGTATGGGTACAGGAAACAAGCTTGACCCGACTCAATTCAAAATAGCTGATGTATATGATACAAAGGTATGTCCTTTGGCCAAGGTTATGAGATATGAGCTTAAGAGAAAGGGAGTTAAGAGCCTTAAGGTGCTGTACTCTGAGGAAAAGCCAATGAAACCAAGGATAGATGAGGTTATAACTTGTAAGGAGGGCTGCATCTGTACTGCAGAAAGCAGTAAGAGATGCTCTATAAAGAGACAAATACCAGGAAGTATTTCATTTGTTCCTCCAGTTGCAGGGATGATTATTGGTGGAGAAGTTATAAAAGATCTTTTAGGAGCTAATAATTAGCAGTCTTAAGAAAAGATTAGGAATATAACAATAAAAGAATATAAGAAGAAAAGAAGATATCTTCTTATCAAGATATCTTCTTAAATAGCTGCGTTGATTAATTTATCTATCAACACAGCTTTTTTTATTGGAATTGGATTTGTATAGTATATGGCTCAGAGGTTTTATTAGCGATTATAGATTGAATTAGAGTATTAATGGTCTTCTCAGAAGAATTTCTAGCTTGTGAAGTAAAGTCCTGCTCTGACATTTTCTTCAGCATCTTGTCTTTTACATTGCTTAAAAGCATTTGGTTTTCTTCTAGGGTAAGTTTTATTTCACCAAAGCGAAGCAGACCATTTTCAGGAGTTTGATATTCTGTTTTGTCTTCGGCAATTGAAACAGTTTTAACGGCAGGGGGAGCTACATTAACCATAACATTTTTTGCTTTGTCATCAATATTAATATTCTCAGCCTTCAAATTTGATAAATCTACAGTGTAAATACCAGTACCGGCATAATTTACACTTTGCACCTTTTTAAATATGCCAAGGCTTCCCCAGCTATCGTCTAAGATTACTTTTTCAGTCATATCAATTTCTAAAGTAATAAGCTCCTGCTTTTGATGTATTTCATTAACTAATGTTTCTTCAGTTATAAACTTTTTAGAGATATTCTGAATGTTTGGAACGACCCAGGTTTCCTTAGATTTTTCTGGTTTTACAAAAGCCTTGTAGCCCAAAAAGAAGCCTAAGGAAACACAAAGGGCAATAAGTAAAATAGTCCTCCTCTTAACTATTCTCATGTGTTTAACTACCCCCATAATTTTGATTAATATCTATTCAAATAAGCATATAAAGCAGGATACACATTAAGGCTGCTCATAAGCTTCATATATTCATCCATAGCTTTGTCATTTTCTTCTTTTGTTTTAATAGCCCTTATCATAAGGTTTTTAGGTGTCTCAAGAGGTGAAATATACTCAACTACAGAAACTTCATAGCCTTTAGCTTCCAGCAATAATGATCTCATGCCATCGGTCAATATGTCAGCCATTCTAGCTTTGAAAATTCCATGCTTAAGTATTCCCTTAAAAGGCTCATAATTATAGCTGTTTAACAATTCTCTGTGGCAGCAAGGAACAGCTATTATAACATCGGAATTAACCCTTATCCCAAGAGCCAGAGCCATATCTGTAGCAGTATCACAGGCGTGAAGAGATATAACAACATGTATCTTCTTGTCTGGTACATAATCATTTATATCTAGTGCATGAAACTCCATATTTCTATAACCAAGATTTTTAGCCATTTTTTTAGAAGCTTCTATAACACCTTCGGAATAATCAAGCCCAATGAAATGACATTTCTTCTTTTTAACTTCTGTGAGATAGTAATTAAGAACAAAGGTTAAGTAGGATTTCCCACAGCCGCAGTCTAAGATATTGATAGTTTCATTTTTAGGAAGTTTATCGAGGATTCCTTCCAAAAGTTCTACATAGTGGTCAATTTGATTGTACTTTCTAATCTTATCATTCTTAATTTTGCCTTCCTTAGACATAATGCCTATTTCCTTAAGAAGAGCATCAGCCTTGCCAACCTTTATATAGTAATCCCTATTTAGCAGTGTAGAGGTTTCTCCAAGGCTGTGAACGGCTTTAGAAGTAGTGTTTGTTGAAATGCTTACTTCTTCCTCTACATCTTTAACTTCAGTATTAGTCATCTTTACATTCTTATTATCCGCAGAAATTAATATGTCAGTTCCACGTTCTTTATATATTAAAGATAATGTTTCATAGCTTTGAGCATCATCAGCAATTTTTTCAAATAAGCTAGCTATATCATAGGTTTGAGTTCTACCGTTAAAGTTATATTTTATCTTGTCTTCATCAAGGCTGCCTACTCCCCTAAACTCTTTTAAGCCTGTAGTGAAGGTTACATATATTCCTTTAAAGATTAAATTGTTTTCTGTAAATCTGTTTTGCAAGCCCATTAGAAATAATGTCAATTTGCTTATGTTTTGCTTGTTCATTTTTACACTTCCTTTATTCATATGTGTATGTTTATATAAGAATAATATAAACAAATCTATTTATCAATATCAATATTTTTTAATGGTCGTATATGGTATAATGTATGGTGGTTAGGAGAGATGCATAATGGAAAACAGCATTAAAAACAAGAGTCACATACTGCCCATAATATTTATTTTTATGATGATGATTTTAAATGCGGCGGCTGAAAATGTTAGAGGTATATTCATACCTATGTTTAAAAGCGATTTTTCAGTCAATGATACAGAGATAGGACTTATGCTCACAGTATCATCTATGGGCTATTTAATATTTACATATATAGGCGGAATCCTTTGCGAGAAAATAGGACAAAAGAAGGTATTTATATCAGGCTTTATAGCTATAATAATTTCTTTAAGCGGCTTATGGGCTACAAAAAGCTATATTATACTGTTGTCTTGCATGTTTATTATGAATATTGGCTTGGCACTTATTTCTATAGCAATAAACACTATAATACCAGTACTGTTCATTAGCTTTCAGGCTGTCCTTATGAACCTAACTCATTTTTGCTATGGGTTGGGATCCACAGTAGTTCAAAGATTATCCGGGGTGCTTTTATTTAATGGGGTAGCCTGGAGAACAATATACTTAGGAGAAGCAATTTTATTTTTATTAGTGCTTTTATTTTTTCTGCCGATTAAAATACCTAACACCCATAAAAGCAAGGCTAATAATGGTGAGCAGACTAAAAATTCTCATTTGCTTAAAAATAAGCTAGTCTATTTTTATATGCTCGGATTAGGCTTTTATGTTTTTGCAGAGATGGGAACTGCAAGTTGGTTTGTTAACTTTATAGAGAAAACTTATGCTTATGATAAGAGCAGGAGTTCCTTCTACTTAGCGTTATTTTTTGGACTTTTAACTGTTGGAAGACTTATAGGAGGCTTTATAGCAGAAAAGGTTGGATATCTTAAGCTGGTTTTAATATCTCTTTCAGCAGCTGCATTATTATTTGCAATAGGAATCAGCATAGGTGAAAGTGGGTTAGTTATAATTTCTATCTCTGGTTTATTCTTTGCCGTTACCTTTCCTACAGTTGTTGTAACGATAAGCAAGGTTTTTAAAGATCACGGGGCGTATGCAACAGGAATAATTGTTACAGCAAGCTCGACTTTTAATATGGTTTTAAACATGGTTATGGGATACTTAAATGATACTATCGGAGTTTATAATTCCTTTTATCTAATTCCATTAGGGCTAGCTGTGTCATTTTTCTTCATCTTTGCTATATACAAAAATGTGAGCAGTACAACTAGATAGGTGAATTGAAAT
The genomic region above belongs to Clostridium swellfunianum and contains:
- a CDS encoding carboxypeptidase M32 yields the protein MGENFETKLKEFKEYMTKMEYLNSATSVLSWDMMVGIPKKGKAYRSEVLGYLSGESYKLQTSDEMKVFIDYFKSQENLDDVTKAMVHNAEKNYNQTKKIPEDRYREYIVLASNSFAYWEEARAKSDFSIFKPYLEKIVEFMKEFVEYWGYEGNKYNTLLDFYEPGITVERLDKVFGELREGIVALLNKIKSSGIKIDASFFNKHYAKVDQEAFGIFMLDKIGYDFDAGKIDISTHPFTTTFDNKDVRITTRYDLNEFRGALFSSIHEGGHAIYEQDIPDELKGTGLATGVSMGIHESQSRFYENILGRSKEFWSYFYPEAQKRFEQFKEISLEDFYKAVNIVEPSLIRTEADELTYSLHVIIRYEIEKALFNGEVTVEELPKIWNEKYKEYLGIEPSNDAEGVLQDMHWSDGSFGYFPSYALGNLYGAQFLQKMLKDIPDYYKQIENGEFSQIHEWLKENIHKHGAAYEPSKLIRMVTGEELTAKYFIEYLNKKYSEIYKL
- a CDS encoding pyridoxal-phosphate-dependent aminotransferase family protein; amino-acid sequence: MHKKLFIPGPVEVRPDVLEKMATPMIGHRSKDASALQRRISDKLKKLFYTEEEILLSTTSGSGLMEGAVRSCTAKRAAVFSVGAFGDRWYDMAVANNVPADLFRSEDGKPTTPEMVEEALSTGKYDLVTITHNETSAGLMNPVDEIADVIRKYPDVIFCLDTVSSAAGSKIEVDKLGVDICITSTQKAIGLPPGMAICTFSKKAVERAKQVPHRGLYLDLLSLYEYIQKKDYQYPSTPSLSHMYALDYQLDRIMEEGLENRFARHIEMAEIVRNWARKHFAIFPDERYLSNTLTNIANTRNIDVSDLNKKLGARGYQISNGYGKLKDKTFRIAHMADCTVEEIKELLNVINEILELE
- a CDS encoding D-2-hydroxyacid dehydrogenase translates to MVRILVTDGMEQSGIDELRAKGFEVVEKFYQPEELGEALKEFDVLVVRSATKVRKPIIDKAAEGGRLKMVIRGGVGVDNIDVAYAIEKGIKVTNTPNASSASVAELTIGHMFAVARFINIANVTMREGKWEKKHYEGIELNGKTLGLIGFGRISREVAKRAYVLGMKVIYTDVIGKAEGFEHYEFVDMNELLKRSDFISLHIPFDKEKGATIGSEQFAMMKDGAYLVNCARGGVVCEKAMLEALNSGKLAGAAVDVFEEEPTKNEELLKHPRVSVTPHIGAATVEAQTRIGEEIVSIITEHFKAE
- a CDS encoding DUF1015 domain-containing protein; the encoded protein is MAVVRPFKAVRPAKDLADKVAALPYDVMNSDEAREMVKDNPYSFLHVDKAEIDLDKSIDLYDKKVYEKARENLYKMIDDDVFIEDDKPQLYIYRQVMDGRTQTGLVGCTSIDDYMNNIIKKHEHTRADKEQDRINHVDYCNANTGPIFLTYKAQDEIDSIIKKWTDNEPVYNFVSEDGISHIVWIIECDKDIEKLTSLFKTVDYLYIADGHHRAASAVKVGQMRRNENPSYTGEEEFNFFLSVLFPDRDLYVMDYNRVVKDLNGLSAEEYMLKVSEKFNVSTYEGDGPYKPSSKHTYGMYLDRKWYMLEAKEGTYNPEDPVDRLDVSILQNNLLRPILGIEDPRTDKRIDFVGGIRGLGELERRVEQGMKVAFSMYPTTIQDLMDIADAGKVMPPKSTWFEPKLRSGLFVHKLK
- a CDS encoding hemolysin family protein, with product MQSEPEPANVTSQVILIVILTMLNAFFASAEMAIVSLNKNKIKLLAEDGNKKAQLLLKLMEEPTKFLSTIQVGITLAGFFSSASAATGLSDDLAQYLNNLGIPYSSQIALILVTIILSYITLVFGELFPKRVALQKSETIAMFSVRPILYISKVTVPFVKLLSASTNVLVSLAGLDKEGLDEKVSKEEIKSMVEVGQEHGVINETEKEMINSIFEFDDKLAYEVMTPRTDVYLIDIDKPLSEYLDELIDERYSRVPVYERDIDNIIGILYMKDFFTEARKHGFENVNIRAILNQPYFVPETKNIDELFKELQTSKKHLAVLIDEYGGFSGIVSIEDLIEEVMGEIEDEYDDEEPEISKLDNNTFIIEGMLSIDDFNENFHVNLKSDDYDTIGGFIIDLLGRIPRNAEEKSLEYENFVFKIEEVKEKRIEKIKVYIQREA
- a CDS encoding TetR/AcrR family transcriptional regulator, which encodes MPKIIENPRSIILDTAKNILHSEGYDGLTMRNISKECGIGLGTVYNYFPDKKAIVYNLMEEFWDDYLIIVDKIDMQEKDIYVKFQLMYNELENFVNLFMEMLARINSERARGPKRDNKERKKSFTEKLIKKVEIMLINHFPSSKIEESEVNDFARFIVSNMVMMSHMKEFNYDSFEKILRKLLG
- a CDS encoding thioredoxin family protein, with protein sequence MVIKVLGTGCTKCHQLEENARKAVAELGIDATVEKVEGIKDIMKYGVMKTPALVVDEKVKSFGRVLSPEEIKKFI
- a CDS encoding tRNA threonylcarbamoyladenosine dehydratase, translating into MAQHSLSRTELLIGKEGLDKLRNSKVVVLGIGGVGSFTVEALARAGVGTIVVVDDDAVCLTNINRQIIATLKTVGKPKVEVMKERVYDINRKCNVIVHNTFVTEENIAEIITDDVDYVIDAIDTVSSKIALAVWCEQNNKKLISCMGTGNKLDPTQFKIADVYDTKVCPLAKVMRYELKRKGVKSLKVLYSEEKPMKPRIDEVITCKEGCICTAESSKRCSIKRQIPGSISFVPPVAGMIIGGEVIKDLLGANN
- a CDS encoding DUF4230 domain-containing protein; the protein is MRIVKRRTILLIALCVSLGFFLGYKAFVKPEKSKETWVVPNIQNISKKFITEETLVNEIHQKQELITLEIDMTEKVILDDSWGSLGIFKKVQSVNYAGTGIYTVDLSNLKAENINIDDKAKNVMVNVAPPAVKTVSIAEDKTEYQTPENGLLRFGEIKLTLEENQMLLSNVKDKMLKKMSEQDFTSQARNSSEKTINTLIQSIIANKTSEPYTIQIQFQ